In a single window of the Labeo rohita strain BAU-BD-2019 chromosome 23, IGBB_LRoh.1.0, whole genome shotgun sequence genome:
- the LOC127154634 gene encoding complement C1q tumor necrosis factor-related protein 7, which yields MWMIVGVVCLSQCIMGQLLEARSKGAPPQFICSIPGLPGAPGKTGPPGPRGEDGHVGIPGRDGRDGRKGEKGEKGDPGLRGRVGPTGKLGERGERGFIGKRGPEGDSGDLGPPGPPGRLGQKGDKGQRGPPGEPGICKCGSLVPKSAFSVGITSSYPTEKAPIKFNKVLFNEGGHYNPETGKFLCAYPGIYYFSYDITLADKHLAIGLVQNGQYRIKTFDANTGNHDVASGSTVMFLNPEDEVWLEIFYKDQNGLFADPGWADSLFSGFLLYADTNYMDTLSEDY from the exons ATGTGGATGATTGTGGGTGTGGTCTGTCTTTCTCAGTGCATTATGGGTCAGCTGCTGGAGGCCAGGTCCAAAGGAGCCCCACCTCAGTTTATATGTAGCATTCCAGGTTTGCCAGGAGCACCGGGAAAGACCGGACCCCCTGGGCCTCGTGGGGAGGATGGCCATGTCGGAATCCCAGGAAGAGATGGGAGGGATGGACGGAAGGGGGAAAAGGGTGAAAAAGGCGACCCAG GGCTCAGAGGTAGAGTCGGGCCAACGGGAAAACTCGGGGAACGTGGAGAGAGAGGTTTCATTGGGAAGCGTGGACCTGAGGGTGATTCCGGAGATTTAGGGCCTCCTGGTCCTCCAGGACGTCTCGGACAGAAGGGTGACAAGGGCCAACGAGGGCCTCCGGGAGAACCAGGCATCTGCAAATGTGGAAGTTTGGTTCCCAAATCAGCATTCTCGGTAGGCATCACCAGTAGCTATCCCACTGAAAAAGCACCTATCAAGTTTAACAAAGTCCTGTTTAATGAGGGTGGCCACTACAACCCAGAAACGGGAAAATTCCTCTGTGCTTACCCCGGAATATATTACTTTTCTTATGACATCACTCTGGCTGACAAGCACCTGGCCATCGGGTTGGTTCAGAACGGACAGTACCGGATAAAGACGTTTGATGCCAACACAGGAAACCATGACGTGGCATCTGGCTCAACAGTGATGTTTCTCAATCCAGAGGATGAGGTGTGGCTGGAGATCTTCTACAAGGACCAGAACGGCCTGTTTGCTGACCCTGGCTGGGCTGATAGTCTTTTCTCTGGGTTTTTGCTTTATGCAGATACAAACTATATGGATACATTGTCGGAAGACTACTAA